A window of the Comamonas sp. Y33R10-2 genome harbors these coding sequences:
- the trkA gene encoding Trk system potassium transporter TrkA, translated as MKIIILGAGRVGQSVAESLVSEQNAITVIDTDARAVRDLESRFDLRGVVGNGIDPQVLAEAGAKDTDLLIACASMDETNLVCCKIAQAMFEIPTRIARVRSSSFVVDDPMLGKDGFAVDRIICPEESVTNYITKLIEYPEAMQVRAFAGGRAALASVRARAGAPAVGLQIGQVRERMPELAMRIVAIYRRFMDEPDRFVRCDGGTRIEPGDEVFMLAATEHVPEALRVINLPEGRPSRPVYRIMIAGGGQVSLRLAKRLAQTPGRFHVKIIEHNAQQCLNLASVLPAEVLVLEGEATDEDLLEEEGIEDVDLFLSLTDDDEDNIMSSLLAKRMGARRVLSLINRRAYADLMHGTQIDIALSPAQAMLGEFLAYVRRGDVQAVHSLRRGVAEALEIVARGDRKSSRVVGRKVEELRLPEDVHIGLIVRGIPEGKTCEEVSDLLLTTEVIIPRSNTVIESGDHVVFFLPNKRLVRNVENLFRVSATFF; from the coding sequence ATGAAAATCATCATTCTGGGTGCCGGGCGTGTAGGTCAAAGTGTGGCCGAAAGTCTGGTTTCCGAGCAAAACGCAATCACTGTGATCGACACCGATGCTCGCGCCGTGCGTGACTTGGAGTCGCGCTTTGACCTGCGCGGCGTAGTCGGCAACGGAATTGATCCGCAGGTGTTGGCCGAGGCGGGGGCCAAAGATACGGACTTGCTCATCGCCTGCGCGTCCATGGACGAAACCAATTTGGTTTGCTGCAAGATTGCACAGGCCATGTTCGAGATTCCCACCCGTATTGCGCGGGTGCGCTCTTCGAGCTTTGTGGTGGATGACCCCATGCTGGGCAAAGACGGCTTTGCGGTGGATCGCATCATCTGCCCCGAAGAATCTGTCACCAACTACATCACCAAGCTCATCGAGTACCCTGAAGCCATGCAGGTGCGCGCCTTTGCGGGCGGCCGTGCGGCGCTGGCTTCTGTGCGTGCCCGTGCGGGTGCGCCTGCGGTGGGCTTGCAAATTGGGCAGGTGCGTGAGCGAATGCCTGAGCTGGCCATGCGCATCGTGGCGATTTATCGCCGCTTCATGGATGAGCCTGACCGCTTTGTGCGCTGCGATGGCGGCACGCGCATCGAGCCCGGCGATGAAGTCTTTATGCTGGCCGCAACCGAGCATGTGCCCGAGGCGCTGAGAGTTATTAACTTGCCTGAAGGCCGCCCTAGCCGTCCTGTGTACCGAATCATGATTGCCGGTGGGGGTCAGGTGAGCCTGCGCCTGGCCAAGCGACTGGCGCAGACGCCGGGGCGCTTTCACGTCAAGATCATTGAGCACAATGCGCAGCAATGTCTAAACCTCGCGTCCGTACTGCCGGCCGAAGTGCTGGTGTTGGAGGGCGAGGCGACGGATGAAGATTTGCTAGAGGAAGAGGGCATTGAAGATGTGGACCTGTTCCTGTCGTTGACGGACGACGATGAGGACAACATCATGTCCAGCCTGTTGGCCAAACGCATGGGCGCGCGCCGCGTGCTCTCGCTTATCAACCGCCGCGCCTATGCGGACTTGATGCACGGCACGCAGATTGATATTGCGCTGTCGCCCGCGCAGGCCATGCTGGGAGAGTTTTTGGCCTATGTACGCCGCGGCGATGTGCAAGCCGTACACAGCTTGCGCCGTGGTGTGGCCGAGGCGCTGGAGATTGTGGCGCGCGGTGACCGTAAAAGCTCGCGCGTGGTGGGCCGCAAGGTGGAAGAGCTGCGCCTGCCTGAAGATGTGCATATCGGCTTGATAGTTCGCGGCATACCCGAAGGCAAGACCTGCGAAGAAGTGAGCGATTTGCTGCTCACCACGGAGGTCATCATTCCGCGCAGCAATACGGTGATCGAGTCAGGTGACCATGTAGTGTTCTTCCTGCCCAACAAGCGGCTGGTGCGCAACGTGGAAAACCTGTTCCGCGTCAGCGCTACTTTTTTCTAA
- a CDS encoding TrkH family potassium uptake protein, with protein MKDLLPVLRVLGMLMIMFAASMLLPFGVSWFMQDGIWRIYPWAMGLTVGVGLLLWGGLHRHKQDLQPRHGVILVTLVWVVLPLCATLPLILGLNRVGISISFTHAYFEAVSGLTTAGATVLSGLDQLPVSINVWRTFMQWIGGMGILILAVAILPLLGVGGAQLFRAEAAGPVKDTKLTPRITETAKGLWGVYALFSTGCFLAFWAFGMQPLDALMHMFATVSLGGLSSHDASFGYFNSPLLEAAALLFMLLASCNFALYFVAMRKGRLDSFMRDPEMRATIGVLVGAGLLVALLLWVKGVYGPLDALRFGMFHTVSVASTTGFTTTDYLAWPVFIPVLLLLLSGVATSAGSTGGGIKMVRMLILVKQARREMTRLVHPRAVQPVRLGDAVVDNPMIFSVLAYMLVYGATVIVLSMVLLLTDLDPLTAFSAVLASVHCMGPGLGAIGPASNYTVLTDFQIWVCTLAMLLGRLEILSFMALLTPAFWRR; from the coding sequence ATGAAAGACCTGCTACCTGTCCTGCGCGTGCTGGGCATGTTGATGATCATGTTTGCCGCTTCCATGCTGCTGCCTTTTGGCGTTTCGTGGTTTATGCAAGATGGTATCTGGCGCATCTACCCTTGGGCAATGGGCTTGACCGTGGGCGTGGGCTTGCTGCTATGGGGCGGTCTGCATCGCCACAAACAAGACTTACAGCCGCGCCACGGCGTGATTTTGGTGACCTTGGTTTGGGTGGTCTTGCCGCTGTGCGCTACGCTGCCGCTGATACTCGGCTTGAACCGGGTCGGTATCTCGATTAGCTTTACCCATGCCTATTTTGAAGCGGTGTCTGGTTTGACGACCGCTGGCGCGACGGTTCTCAGCGGGCTAGACCAGCTTCCGGTGTCCATTAATGTATGGCGCACCTTCATGCAGTGGATCGGCGGTATGGGGATTTTGATTTTGGCCGTGGCCATCTTGCCGCTGCTAGGTGTTGGTGGCGCACAACTGTTTCGCGCAGAGGCTGCTGGCCCAGTCAAAGACACCAAACTGACCCCGCGCATTACAGAGACCGCCAAGGGCTTATGGGGTGTGTACGCTCTATTTTCCACAGGTTGCTTTCTGGCGTTTTGGGCTTTTGGCATGCAGCCGCTTGATGCGCTGATGCACATGTTCGCTACGGTGAGCTTGGGCGGTCTGTCATCGCACGACGCCAGCTTTGGCTATTTCAACTCGCCTTTGCTAGAGGCTGCGGCGCTGCTCTTTATGCTGCTGGCCAGCTGTAACTTTGCGCTGTATTTTGTGGCCATGCGCAAAGGGCGGCTAGACAGCTTTATGCGCGACCCGGAAATGCGCGCCACCATCGGTGTGCTGGTTGGTGCCGGTCTGCTGGTGGCTCTGCTACTGTGGGTTAAGGGTGTTTACGGTCCGCTAGATGCGCTGCGCTTTGGCATGTTTCATACCGTCTCTGTGGCAAGCACCACGGGCTTTACCACCACGGACTACCTGGCTTGGCCGGTTTTTATTCCGGTTCTGCTGCTGCTATTGTCTGGCGTGGCCACCAGCGCCGGCTCGACCGGCGGCGGCATCAAGATGGTACGTATGCTGATCTTGGTAAAGCAAGCCAGGCGCGAGATGACGCGCTTGGTACACCCGCGCGCCGTGCAGCCCGTGCGCCTAGGCGATGCAGTGGTGGATAACCCGATGATTTTTTCGGTGCTTGCCTACATGCTTGTGTATGGCGCAACGGTCATTGTGTTGAGCATGGTGTTGTTGCTCACAGACCTTGATCCTTTAACTGCTTTTTCTGCGGTTCTGGCCAGCGTGCATTGCATGGGGCCGGGACTCGGGGCGATTGGCCCAGCATCGAATTACACGGTGTTGACTGATTTCCAGATATGGGTGTGTACTCTTGCTATGTTGTTAGGACGGCTTGAGATACTGAGTTTTATGGCTTTGCTGACGCCGGCTTTCTGGCGTCGCTGA